The stretch of DNA ggtactgactggtgcttggctccctgggtactgactggtcattggctccctgggtactgactggtgcttggctccctgggtactgactggtgctcggctccctgggtactgactggtcattggctccctgggtactgactggtcattggctccctgggtactgactggtcattggctccctgggtactgactggtcattggctccctgggtactgactggtgcttggctccctgggtactgactggtcattggctccctgggtactgactggtcattggctccctgggtactgactggtACTTGGCTACCTGGGTACTGACTGGTACTTGGTACCTTGGGTACTGACTGGTACTTGGCTACCTGGGTACTGACTGGTGATTGGCCCTTGGGTACTGACTGATGATTGGCCCTTGGGCACAGATATGCTGATATGACCCTGTATATATGTTACTGTATCTGCAGATATTCCGGCCTCTCTCCGCAGTTCCATTACCAGCCGGGCGAATGCATGGGCACCCTGCCCCCTGATCCCTCTGTGCAGAGAAACCCCGCCTCCTCTCTGCCTCACCCTACTGACCCCCCCAGGGAAGGCCATCTAACCCTCAGCGGCCAAACTGTCCCACCCTGGCCAAACAGAGGAGCAGGAAATTCAGGTGGGATTTCTAACATTAATTACCCTTAATTACTAATTTAAGGGCTTACTTTGCCCTGGTCTAGTAACTAATGGCAACCAACCTGCCGAATGGCTCCTATGAGTCGATGGATCTGTGGCCCATGTTATGACATAACCCCACCAATGGCGAAGCCCCTTGTAGCATTTCCTTGGGCTCTAAGAGCTGGTATGTAGTAGGGCTGCCTGACCCATGGCTTCTGTTGAACTACtgctcccatcatcccctgccaACCAATAGCTCTAATCTCTTTATGTGTGTACAGTTACTTTTGCCAAAGATAACAAAGGTCCGGCCGGCTCACAGGAAGAATTGATTGGCCAGCAGCTGGACAATAAAGAACTGACCCACCAGTCAATCCACCCTGGCACTAGGGATGGTATCGCCCAGGTAGGGCATTTCCTAAGCCAAGAGATTGCCAAGTACTGCTACTGCATTGGGAACTGACTTCTTCTCTCCTACAGGTGCCGGACTGGTACCAACAGAACCCCGGGCCGGTCCCCCTGCATCAAACCTTCTCCGCTACATACAGGAAGCGCCCACCTATAGAATCCCCCACATCTTTACAGCGTAAAGCCATAACAGGTCTGGGGGgggtcatatttataaatattctaTCCTGGCTTTCTTGTATTTGATAGTGTTTAGTTGGGCGCAGCACTCACCTATCTCCAGCGCACTTTCCTGCTGCGcttcctgcttgtgggctgagtCCCACCCCATGTCCTTGGATAACAATAccaatgctgaatgctggcattATTGCAGCAATGCCACATTCCGAATGTGTTGCCAGGTGTTTCTAAGACCCGGACACAAGGGGGCGCTGGTGAATTAAAATTTGGTCCCTTGGAGACATAAAGGTGGGGGGGATATTTTTGTATAATGGGCTGCTATTGGCCAGTTGGGGGCCCTGCTCTGTTTAGGGCCCGGTTTCATTACCTTGGGTAAATGTAGTTGGATTTAACCCTTGGTTATATGAAGAGTGCTAGGGAGTAGCCCAATCAGATCTTGGGAGCCATGGTGACCCGGTGGTGCTGCCATTGCTGTGCTTCCTTTCCAGGCTACACCGGGTACATCCCTCGCTCTGCCTGGAGCATCGGCGTCGGTTACAGGCCCAGAGTCCAGCAGTGCATGGATGAGTTCGACCATGGCCAGGTAAGGAAAGCCCGAGCTGATCTCCTACAGGTACTGCCGGACGGGGGCATCTCTGTACTTaggggtaggagctgccatactgtttccctcCCAGTATAGAGATTTAGGTTATTGCGCCAAACGGTACCAGTGCCGTGAGGCTACCGAGTCTGTTTGGCTGGCCCGTGGCTAGCAAGCTCAATAGCAACATGTCTGGAAGTGAAAGGGTTATTATGGGATAACCGTAACACACCTGTAGACGTCTGGCTTTAATCCTCCCTACAGTCATTATTCAGCTTCTAGCAGTGGGTGCCTTTCTGCCCCAGGGACTGATACCCGCCTCTGGCACAGTCATGCCATCCTACCTGCCCAATGACTCATTTCCTGGGCAGCCTCCTTATTTATCCTGGGTGCTGCTCCCAATCATACCCAGCGCGGCTCCCAAACTGCAAGCAACATTCTCTCAGTATTGTATTggctgattaaaggggaactacacccaaaaCACTGATTGCCCAACAGGAAAATGTcagcaactccccaatatccattcattcctcattctcactgtctgtccctttcctgcactgctggttctgactcctgatacaactccccaatacccattcattcctcattctcactgtctgtccctttcctgcactgctggttctgactcctgatacaactccccaatacccattcattcctcattgtAGTTGTAAACATCATTgcctgttctctggttctgactctt from Xenopus tropicalis strain Nigerian chromosome 8, UCB_Xtro_10.0, whole genome shotgun sequence encodes:
- the LOC116406623 gene encoding protein FAM166A-like isoform X1 — encoded protein: MTVEPARSDKGTMMRSGSSHLPGYSGLSPQFHYQPGECMGTLPPDPSVQRNPASSLPHPTDPPREGHLTLSGQTVPPWPNRGAGNSVTFAKDNKGPAGSQEELIGQQLDNKELTHQSIHPGTRDGIAQVPDWYQQNPGPVPLHQTFSATYRKRPPIESPTSLQRKAITGYTGYIPRSAWSIGVGYRPRVQQCMDEFDHGQVLRCVTGREGRWKPCYWPQAHIYSPMGVLPNYTGFIPGSRDCFGETLGNTSRHLYHHCHAREPKPTCTKNAFNERNVLYNW
- the LOC116406623 gene encoding protein FAM166A-like isoform X2 → MTVEPARSDKGTMMRSGSSHLPGYSGLSPQFHYQPGECMGTLPPDPSVQRNPASSLPHPTDPPREGHLTLSGQTVPPWPNRGAGNSDNKGPAGSQEELIGQQLDNKELTHQSIHPGTRDGIAQVPDWYQQNPGPVPLHQTFSATYRKRPPIESPTSLQRKAITGYTGYIPRSAWSIGVGYRPRVQQCMDEFDHGQVLRCVTGREGRWKPCYWPQAHIYSPMGVLPNYTGFIPGSRDCFGETLGNTSRHLYHHCHAREPKPTCTKNAFNERNVLYNW